The genomic window GCAAGCTGATCACCAACACGAATTTGACCATCCTCAGCGGTAACAGGAATCCCTAGAGGACCATAAGCACTATCGAACTCCAGGAGATAAGCCAGATTTGCAGGATCGGTCAAGTCGTTGACTGCTACTACCTCAAGATCATTTTGCGGATCTTTGAGGATCGCACGCAGCAGGGCACGACCAATCCGACCAAAGCCGTTAATGCCAATTCGGGTTGCCATAGAGGGTCTACGGATTTTTTACTTTTATTCTGTTAGCACTAATCTGCTGAACCTGCCCTATCCTCAACGATTACTTCAAGCTTGTATTGCAATAGAGCGCTCAGAGCTTACGTTTTATTCAACTGCTCATTCAAATGTTTCAAACTATTTCTGTTTCAAATTGTTGAGACCACTGTTGAAACCATTGCTGAGACTCAAATGCCAAGATTCCATTACCTTCAGGCCAACTTCACTGGTGAGGTTGGGGTGTAGAGGCGTGATACTGACTTGTTTGGCTCGCACAGCCCCAATATCAGTATCGGGCTCAGCCTCCTCTTCAATAGCTTCCCCAGCCAGCCAGTAATAGATACGCCCTCTTGGATCGACTCGCTTCTCAAAAATGTCTTGGTAGCGCCGAACGCCTAGGCGAGTGAGTGCAAAGCCCTGTAACTCAGCAAAAGCAATAGGGGGCACATTGACATTGAGTAATGTCAGAGGCAATGGAGCGCGTTCAATCTGAGCCACTAGTTCACAGGACACCTGCGCAGACACGGCAAAATCAAGCGAGGTGTAACTAACCTGGCTGATGGCCAGACTGGGAATGCCCTCTAGCAACCCTTCCATCGCTGCTGACACAGTGCCAGAGTAGAGGACATCTGTACCGAGATTAGCTCCTCGGTTAACACCAGATAGAACTAGCTCTGGCGGCTCAGATAGCAAAGCATCTAGGGCCAATTTGATGCAATCCGAGGGGGTGCCAGAGCAAGCCCAAGCCTGTACTGCTGAATGGAAAATCTCGGAAATATTCTCAACTCGCAGCGGTTTGTGTAGGGTCAGAGCATGCCCTGTCGCCGAGCGTTCTCGATCAGGGCAGACAACAGTAATTGTGTGTCCTGCTTGTGCTAGGGCATTCGCTAACGCTCGCACTCCAGGAGCGAAAATTCCATCATCGTTACCGATCAGCAGACGCATAACTGAATCTGAGCTCAAGTCAATGGTTTTAGCTCAGGCTGATCGTATGCCAGATGGGACAGAATCGATAGAATCTTGGCAGGCTCAGTTACGAATAGCTGCCTCCTAAGTTTCGGAATCCTTTACGCAGGCATTGGAAGCAAATCTATGCGTTTCTCGTTTGAGGGTTTGACCAATCGAGATTTTAAGACCAGCCTGAGCACATGGGTGAGTCTGGAATTTTTGGTTTTTGTCGTTCTGCCGGTTCTGAAGATTATCCCCAGTGATAATTTACAGCGCTGGTTTCTACTGAGTCTGCCGTTGGGTCTGGGGGGCGCTTTTCTAGTCGGCGTGGCCTCTGATTTCGTTGCCAGGGCGAGAGAGGACGAGTTTGAAGGTTCACGCATAGTTCTGGTTTGGATCGGTCAGGTTGGGGGGTGGTTTGGTTTAGCAGGCATCGGCTTCCCCATGATTCTGGCGGTCAGCCGTTTTCTGCGAGCCTTTGGCAATCTGTGATTTGCCAGCGCCAGTAGAGTGCCGTGATAGGATAGTTAGCTGCTGCGAGACCTGAAACAGAAACCATGACCCTGCTGCAAGAGCGAAAGCAAGAACTCATTTCGGACTACCAAATTCACGAAACGGATACCGGTTCTCCTGACGTTCAGGTGGCGATTCTCACCGAACGGATCAACAAGCTGAGCGCCCACCTCAAAACTCACAGTAAGGATTTTGCCTCTCGCCGAGGTTTGTTGAAGATGATTGGTCAGCGCAAGCGCCTATTGGCCTACGTCCTCAAAAACGATCCCGAACGTTACCGGGCCCTACTGACTCGCCTGGGAATTCGTGGCTAGAAACCGGCAGAAAGATGACCTCTGATCCTGAGTCCGGTCAAGAGCGAGTCCGGCTCCCCTTCGAGCCAGGGACATCTCGCAAGAAGCGTTCTGAGTCTAAGCAAACTGTTCCTGTGCCCCCTTCCGCTCCGGCCCGTGGCGATAGCACCATGCCCAAGGCAGTGAGCGATCGGATTGTTCGCCGGGTCTTGACATTTTGTGGTGTGCCAACGCTGCTGGGTTTCTCAACGTTCCTGGGCAGTTACGGGTTAATTCAGAACGGTGTAGCAGTGCCCAATGCTGTAGTGCTGTTGCTTAGTATGGCTTTTCTCGGCTTAGGTGTTCTGGGCCTAAGCTATGGCGCGATTTCAGCATCCTGGGATGAAGGCCGTCCAGGGAGCAAACTCGGGTGGGACGAGTTTCGGAAGAATTTTGGCTATTTGACCGAGGCCTGGAAGGGTCAGAAGAGTTGATTGTTGCAGGGGACTGAGCATGATTGTTGTGATGAAAGTGGGCTCGCCGGAAACTGAAGTGACTCGCGTTTGCGAGGATCTGAAGGGATGGGGATTGACGCCCGAGAAGATTGTCGGCAAGCACAAGGTGGTGATTGGGCTAGTCGGTGAGACCGCGGCCCTTGACCCCTTTCAGATTCAGGAGATAAGCCCCTGGATCGAGTCGGTGCTGCGGGTCGAACAGCCTTTCAAGCGGGCTAGCCGTGAGTACCGTCATGGTGAGTCGAGCGAAGTAGTGGTTCAAACACCTAACGGTCCCGTCGTCTTCGGTGAACATCACCCAGTGGTGTTAGTGGCAGGTCCCTGCTCAGTCGAAAATGAAGAGATGATCGTAGAGACGGCGCGGCGCGTGAAAGCTGCTGGTGCGCAGCTTCTGCGTGGCGGCGCTTACAAACCTCGGACTTCGCCCTACGCCTTCCAGGGCCATGGCGAGAGCGCTCTAGGGTTACTAGCAGCAGCACGATCTGCTACGGGGCTAGGCATTGTTACTGAAGTGATGGATGCAGCGGATCTAGACCGCCTTGCCGAGGTTGCCGATATCATTCAAATCGGCGCCCGCAACATGCAGAACTTCTCATTGCTCAAGAAAGTTGGTGCTCAGGATAAGCCAGTACTCTTGAAGCGAGGCATGGCTGCCACTATCGAAGACTGGTTGATGGCGGCAGAATACGTCCTGGCCGCGGGTAACCCCAATGTCATCTTGTGTGAGCGGGGCATTCGAACCTTCGACCGTCAGTACAGCCGCAACACTTTGGATCTCGCGGCAGTGCCTGTATTACGTACGCTGACTCACCTCCCAATCATGGTGGATCCTAGTCACGGTACGGGCTTAGCTGAGTACGTACCTGCAATGGCTCTAGCTTCCGTTGCCGCAGGTGCCGACTCCCTGATGATTGAGGTACACCCCAATCCTAAGAAAGCACTATCCGACGGGCCACAATCACTGACGCCTGAGCGGTTTGATAGCTTAGTACCCGAGATTGCAGTCGTGGGCCGGGCGGTGGGTCGCTGGCCTGAGCGGCAACCGGTTCTCACCTGATGGTTTCTCGTGGTTCGGAGCCCTTGATGGGGTCCCCTGCCACGGGGCTAACAATTCGACGCGCTGAAGTGGAGGATATTCCGGCTTTGGCGCGGCTTGAGCGTTTGGCTTTTTGTCCGCAGCAGGCAACTGAACCCATTGAGCAGCAGCTTCGAGAAGATCCTGAAGCCCTAGAGGGCCAGTGGTTAGCAGTTGCAGCGGATGGGCGAGCAGTCGGAGCCTATAAGCTTCTAGACCTGAACACCGTGTTAGAGGGACAAATCCTACCTCTAGGCGGTCTGGCAGGAGTGGCCGTGTCACCAGAAGCACGGGGGCGTGGCGTAGCGAGAGGGCTGGTTCGCCACGCCCTCGCTGAGTTGCATAGCCAGAAAGTTCCTCTGGCTATGCTTTACCCATTTCAGCATGGGTTTTACCGACAGTTAGGTTGGGCGTGGGTTGGACGATTGCACCAGTACACAGTTGCCACTGACAGTCTTCCCAAAGGCTCGGAGCGGACAGGTGTTGTGCCTTGCGAGTGGGCTAAACATGGTCCTGAGTTGTGTGAGCTATACCAACGAGCTGCTCTGCGACATAACGGCTGGCTGGTCCGTCAGGAGCGCCAGTGGCAACAGTTCGCTAAGCCTCATCTAGGACGCGAGATTTTCTGTTATTTCGAGCAGGGGCGTTTGTTAGGCTACTTGGTCGTGCAATATCAGCCTGATGGGCCGCCTACAGGTTCTCGATTGTTAGTACGCGAGTGGGTAGCAGTCTCCCGAGAAGCCTATTGGGGGCTCCTAGGCTTCTTGAGCGCCATGCGCGATCAAATTAAGGCAGTTATGTGGA from Leptolyngbya sp. FACHB-261 includes these protein-coding regions:
- the surE gene encoding 5'/3'-nucleotidase SurE — translated: MRLLIGNDDGIFAPGVRALANALAQAGHTITVVCPDRERSATGHALTLHKPLRVENISEIFHSAVQAWACSGTPSDCIKLALDALLSEPPELVLSGVNRGANLGTDVLYSGTVSAAMEGLLEGIPSLAISQVSYTSLDFAVSAQVSCELVAQIERAPLPLTLLNVNVPPIAFAELQGFALTRLGVRRYQDIFEKRVDPRGRIYYWLAGEAIEEEAEPDTDIGAVRAKQVSITPLHPNLTSEVGLKVMESWHLSLSNGFNSGLNNLKQK
- the rpsO gene encoding 30S ribosomal protein S15; this encodes MTLLQERKQELISDYQIHETDTGSPDVQVAILTERINKLSAHLKTHSKDFASRRGLLKMIGQRKRLLAYVLKNDPERYRALLTRLGIRG
- a CDS encoding PAM68 family protein, with amino-acid sequence MTSDPESGQERVRLPFEPGTSRKKRSESKQTVPVPPSAPARGDSTMPKAVSDRIVRRVLTFCGVPTLLGFSTFLGSYGLIQNGVAVPNAVVLLLSMAFLGLGVLGLSYGAISASWDEGRPGSKLGWDEFRKNFGYLTEAWKGQKS
- the aroF gene encoding 3-deoxy-7-phosphoheptulonate synthase, which translates into the protein MIVVMKVGSPETEVTRVCEDLKGWGLTPEKIVGKHKVVIGLVGETAALDPFQIQEISPWIESVLRVEQPFKRASREYRHGESSEVVVQTPNGPVVFGEHHPVVLVAGPCSVENEEMIVETARRVKAAGAQLLRGGAYKPRTSPYAFQGHGESALGLLAAARSATGLGIVTEVMDAADLDRLAEVADIIQIGARNMQNFSLLKKVGAQDKPVLLKRGMAATIEDWLMAAEYVLAAGNPNVILCERGIRTFDRQYSRNTLDLAAVPVLRTLTHLPIMVDPSHGTGLAEYVPAMALASVAAGADSLMIEVHPNPKKALSDGPQSLTPERFDSLVPEIAVVGRAVGRWPERQPVLT
- the eis gene encoding enhanced intracellular survival protein Eis, with the protein product MGSPATGLTIRRAEVEDIPALARLERLAFCPQQATEPIEQQLREDPEALEGQWLAVAADGRAVGAYKLLDLNTVLEGQILPLGGLAGVAVSPEARGRGVARGLVRHALAELHSQKVPLAMLYPFQHGFYRQLGWAWVGRLHQYTVATDSLPKGSERTGVVPCEWAKHGPELCELYQRAALRHNGWLVRQERQWQQFAKPHLGREIFCYFEQGRLLGYLVVQYQPDGPPTGSRLLVREWVAVSREAYWGLLGFLSAMRDQIKAVMWTTYPEDLFPYLLREQRRVEKETLFGLTPRFGEIGGGFMWRLVDVQEAFRLRVINQGPPFMLTFEIQDPELGEQVVTANFTAGRMHPVTRPEPAVLRLSIDHLVELFCGLRKASELAWTRELEFTGERSLLAQLDRAWQCTPPFCWNEF